One genomic window of Medicago truncatula cultivar Jemalong A17 chromosome 1, MtrunA17r5.0-ANR, whole genome shotgun sequence includes the following:
- the LOC25484511 gene encoding extradiol ring-cleavage dioxygenase: protein MNIITLRNENTREIVNSISKNIQKMALKETFYISHGSPTLAIDETIPAWKFLTSWKEVFPERPSAILVISGHWDTSVPTVNVVNHNETIHDFGGFPRSMYKLKYPAPGAPKLAKRVKELIEASGLSRVDEDKKRGLDHGTWVPLMLMYPEADIPVCQLSVSSNRNGTYHYNLGKAIAPLKDEGVLIIGSGSATHNMRAIGPRESPPPPWALAFDSWLKESLVEGRYEDINHYEEKAPYAKVAHPWPDHFFPLHVAMGAAGENSKAKVIHESWDGGAFSYASFGFTAASS, encoded by the exons ATGAATATCATAACACTAAGGAACGAAAATACAAGAGAAATAGTGAATTCAATAagcaaaaatatacaaaaaatggCATTGAAGGAAACGTTCTACATATCACATGGATCACCAACACTAGCCATAGATGAAACAATTCCTGCATGGAAATTCTTGACATCATGGAAAGAGGTGTTTCCTGAGAGACCATCTGCCATTCTTGTTATCTCTGGTCATTGGGACACTTCTGTTCCAACTGTCAACGTTGTTAATCACAATGAAACCATCCATGATTTCGGTGGTTTTCCTAGGAGCATGTACaag CTCAAGTATCCAGCACCAGGGGCTCCAAAGTTAGCAAAGAGGGTGAAGGAACTGATCGAAGCATCCGGGTTGAGTCGAGTCGACGAAGATAAAAAGCGTGGTCTTGATCATGGAACATGGGTGCCTCTCATGTTGATGTATCCAGAGGCTGATATACCAGTATGTCAACTTTCTGTTTCATCAAATAGAAATGGCACTTACCATTATAACTTAGGAAAAGCAATAGCTCCTCTTAAAGATGAGGGTGTTCTAATAATCGGATCCGGAAGTGCCACTCATAATATGAGAGCAATTGGTCCTCGTGAAAGCCCTCCTCCTCCCTGGGCTCTGGCATTCGATTCCTGGTTAAAAGAATCTCTCGTCGAAGGAAG ATACGAGGACATAAACCACTACGAAGAGAAGGCACCATATGCAAAAGTGGCTCATCCATGGCCTGATCATTTCTTCCCATTGCATGTGGCTATGGGAGCCGCTGGTGAGAATTCAAAGGCCAAAGTTATTCATGAGAGTTGGGATGGTGGTGCTTTTTCTTATGCTTCTTTTGGTTTCACAGCAGCTTCTAGTTGA
- the LOC25484512 gene encoding ribosomal lysine N-methyltransferase 3 isoform X1 → MATRRLRALKRWMKSNGFEWSSALQFVDTPEEGISVKALCEINAGDVVAKMPKKACLTIKTSGACEIIENACLGGYLGLAVAIMYERSLAEESPWEGYLQLLPQQECLPLVWSVEEVDQLLCGTELHQTVQEDKALVYEDWRENILPLLDSEPSKLNPAFFGVEQYFAAKSLISSRSFEIDDYHGFGMVPLADLFNHKTGAEDVHFTALSSNNESEDDTDDEIVDEEALAQNSSMDKTEKGVDSDMEYSSITEDDTSMLEMVMIKDVSSGAEVFNTYGILGNAALLHRYGFTEQDNTYDIVNIDLELVLQWCSSLFSNRRSRSRVSLWRRLGYSSDTENSEYFEISFDGEPQMELLILLYIIFLPDDVYHKLDLSVAVAENFHESSEKTTFLNDNIFLKKLSNMSKKTLMTKEVCDALLSLADMRESLYGLKSLEDDIEALKRSSFVRDRKLYHSSVLRISERKILQKLRNYASKSCKITNLSSAGKKLKRTTKRES, encoded by the exons ATGGCCACCAG ACGTTTACGTGCATTAAAGCGATGGATGAAGTCCAATGGATTCGAATGGAGCAGCGCATTGCAATTTGTGGACACCCCAGAAGAAGGAATATCCGTTAAAGCATTGTGTGAAATCAATGCAGGTGATGTGGTTGCGAAAATGCCAAAGAAAGCTTGTCTTACAATCAAGACTAGTGGTGCTTGTGAGATTATTGAGAATGCTTGTTTGGGTGGTTATTTGGGTTTAGCTGTTGCTATTATGTATGAGAGGAGTTTGGCTGAGGAGTCTCCTTGGGAGGGTTATCTTCAGCTTTTGCCTCAGCAGGAATGTTTGCCTTTGGTTTGGAGTGTTGAAGAAGTGGACCAGCTTTTGTGTGGTACTGAGCTTCATCAG ACAGTGCAAGAAGATAAAGCTCTTGTCTATGAGGACTGGAGAGAGAATATTCTACCCCTGTTGGATTCAGAACCTTCAAAGCTTAACCCAGCATTCTTTGGTGTGGAACAGTACTTTGCAGCCAAAAGTCTTATTTCTTCTCGATCTTTCGAGATAGATGATTACCATGGTTTTGGCATGGTTCCCCTGGCAGATCT ATTCAATCATAAAACTGGTGCGGAAGATGTGCATTTCACCGCATTGTCTTCTAACAACGAATCTGAGGATGACACTGATGATGAAATTGTTGATGAAGaagcattagctcaaaattcCTCTATGGATAAAACTGAGAAAGGTGTTGATAGCGACATGGAGTATTCTTCAATTACTGAAGATGATACTTCAATGCTGGAGATGGTTATGATAAAAGATGTTAGCAGTGGAGCCGAG GTATTTAATACTTATGGGATATTGGGTAATGCCGCTTTGCTACATAGATATGGATTTACTGAGCAAGATAACACCTATGATATCGTGAACATTGATTTGGAACTAGTACTTCAATGGTGTTCTTCTTTGTTCTCTAACCGCCGCAGCAGATCAAGAGTCTCCCTTTGGAGAAGGTTAGGCTATTCCAGTGACACCGAAAACTCTGAATATTTCGAGATATCATTTGATGGAGAACCACAGATGGAActccttattttattatacATCATATTTTTACCAGATGATGTTTACCATAAATTAGACTTATCAGTAGCTGTTGCTGAGAATTTTCATGAATCAAGTGAAAAAACCACTTTTTTGAATGATAATATCTTTCTAAAGAAGCTGTCTAACATGAGCAAGAAAACTTTGATGACCAAAGAAGTTTGTGATGCTTTGTTGTCACTGGCTGATATGAGGGAGAGTCTCTATGGTTTGAAATCACTAGAAGATGATATTGAGGCATTGAAAAGGTCTAGTTTTGTTAGAGATAGAAAGCTGTATCATTCTTCGGTTCTGCGTATCAGTGAAAGGAAGATTCTTCAAAAACTCAGAAATTATGCTTCAAAGTCGTGTAAGATTACTAATCTTAGCTCTGCCGGGAAGAAGTTGAAAAGGACAACAAAGAGGGAGAGTTGA
- the LOC25484510 gene encoding zinc-finger homeodomain protein 4: protein MEKKIVVKYKECLKNHAATIGGNAIDGCGEFMPSGENDTLEALKCCACNCHRNFHRKEIESDFNSPSQHYANLSLIPDHNINAPFLAHFSPNNKSESTSPSDQSYYEKDFIKDVENRTEKMILKKRSRTKFSKEQKEKMLCFAEKAEWRIQKLEESVVQKFCQEIGIKRRILKVWMHNNKNTFAKRNLSTS from the coding sequence ATGGAGAAAAAGATAGTAGTGAAATATAAAGAGTGTCTCAAGAACCATGCAGCTACAATTGGTGGCAATGCAATTGATGGATGTGGTGAATTCATGCCAAGTGGAGAAAATGACACACTTGAAGCTCTCAAATGTTGTGCTTGCAATTGCCATAGAAACTTCCACAGAAAAGAAATAGAGTCTGATTTCAATAGCCCTTCTCAACATTATGCTAATCTTTCACTGATTCCTGATCATAACATTAATGCACCTTTCTTGGCTCATTTTTCTCCAAACAACAAAAGTGAATCAACTAGTCCTTCTGATCAGTCTTATTATGAGAAAGATTTTATTAAGGATGTGGAAAATCGAACCGAAAAGATGATACTTAAGAAGAGGTCTAGAACTAAGTTCAGTAAAGAACAGAAGGAGAAGATGTTGTGCTTTGCAGAAAAGGCAGAGTGGAGGATTCAGAAGCTAGAGGAATCTGTGGTGCAGAAGTTTTGTCAAGAGATTGGAATCAAAAGAAGAATCCTCAAAGTGTGGATGCATAATAACAAGAACACTTTTGCCAAGAGAAATCTTTCTACAAGCTAG
- the LOC25484512 gene encoding N-lysine methyltransferase SETD6 isoform X2, whose amino-acid sequence MRGVWLRSLLGRVIFSFCLSRNVCLWFGVLKKWTSFCVVLSFIRQTVQEDKALVYEDWRENILPLLDSEPSKLNPAFFGVEQYFAAKSLISSRSFEIDDYHGFGMVPLADLFNHKTGAEDVHFTALSSNNESEDDTDDEIVDEEALAQNSSMDKTEKGVDSDMEYSSITEDDTSMLEMVMIKDVSSGAEVFNTYGILGNAALLHRYGFTEQDNTYDIVNIDLELVLQWCSSLFSNRRSRSRVSLWRRLGYSSDTENSEYFEISFDGEPQMELLILLYIIFLPDDVYHKLDLSVAVAENFHESSEKTTFLNDNIFLKKLSNMSKKTLMTKEVCDALLSLADMRESLYGLKSLEDDIEALKRSSFVRDRKLYHSSVLRISERKILQKLRNYASKSCKITNLSSAGKKLKRTTKRES is encoded by the exons ATGAGAGGAGTTTGGCTGAGGAGTCTCCTTGGGAGGGTTATCTTCAGCTTTTGCCTCAGCAGGAATGTTTGCCTTTGGTTTGGAGTGTTGAAGAAGTGGACCAGCTTTTGTGTGGTACTGAGCTTCATCAG GCAGACAGTGCAAGAAGATAAAGCTCTTGTCTATGAGGACTGGAGAGAGAATATTCTACCCCTGTTGGATTCAGAACCTTCAAAGCTTAACCCAGCATTCTTTGGTGTGGAACAGTACTTTGCAGCCAAAAGTCTTATTTCTTCTCGATCTTTCGAGATAGATGATTACCATGGTTTTGGCATGGTTCCCCTGGCAGATCT ATTCAATCATAAAACTGGTGCGGAAGATGTGCATTTCACCGCATTGTCTTCTAACAACGAATCTGAGGATGACACTGATGATGAAATTGTTGATGAAGaagcattagctcaaaattcCTCTATGGATAAAACTGAGAAAGGTGTTGATAGCGACATGGAGTATTCTTCAATTACTGAAGATGATACTTCAATGCTGGAGATGGTTATGATAAAAGATGTTAGCAGTGGAGCCGAG GTATTTAATACTTATGGGATATTGGGTAATGCCGCTTTGCTACATAGATATGGATTTACTGAGCAAGATAACACCTATGATATCGTGAACATTGATTTGGAACTAGTACTTCAATGGTGTTCTTCTTTGTTCTCTAACCGCCGCAGCAGATCAAGAGTCTCCCTTTGGAGAAGGTTAGGCTATTCCAGTGACACCGAAAACTCTGAATATTTCGAGATATCATTTGATGGAGAACCACAGATGGAActccttattttattatacATCATATTTTTACCAGATGATGTTTACCATAAATTAGACTTATCAGTAGCTGTTGCTGAGAATTTTCATGAATCAAGTGAAAAAACCACTTTTTTGAATGATAATATCTTTCTAAAGAAGCTGTCTAACATGAGCAAGAAAACTTTGATGACCAAAGAAGTTTGTGATGCTTTGTTGTCACTGGCTGATATGAGGGAGAGTCTCTATGGTTTGAAATCACTAGAAGATGATATTGAGGCATTGAAAAGGTCTAGTTTTGTTAGAGATAGAAAGCTGTATCATTCTTCGGTTCTGCGTATCAGTGAAAGGAAGATTCTTCAAAAACTCAGAAATTATGCTTCAAAGTCGTGTAAGATTACTAATCTTAGCTCTGCCGGGAAGAAGTTGAAAAGGACAACAAAGAGGGAGAGTTGA